The nucleotide sequence AGCCGTAGCGTAGCGGCTCGTCGGAAGACCGGCCGGATAGGCTATCAGGTATTTTGTAAGGATGAGAAAAAAGCTACTGCTGCTATTCGTGGGCCTGGGCGCCACACAAACGGTGAGTGTTGCCCAAACCGTGAAAATTGGAATCAAGACCGGACTAAGCCTCTCCAGCGGGGTCGGCGCGGACGTAGGGCAGAGCCGCCTCCGGCTGGGCGGGCACGCCGGTGGCATGGCCCGGCTCCGGCTTACTGATCGGCTGGGCGTACAGGCGGAAGCACACTATGCGCTCAAAGGCGACCAGTCCAGGCAGTACGGCCCCAGCATTGGCCACCGGCTGGCTTACTTGGATGTGCCGGTGCTGGCGCAGTACACGCTGGACGACCTTTTTGTGGAGGCCGGCCCGCTCGTCAGCCGCCTGCTTACGGCGCAGCCCAACGCCCCTGCCCTGGGCTCGGCCGGCAAGACGCCATTCAACCCCTACACTTATGGATTTGCCGTAGGTTTCGGCTACCAGGATCCGTCCGGCGTGCAGATGGGTTGGCGCTACTCCGCCGACCTCACGCCGCTATACCGCGACGTTGATTTTTCCGGCGACGTCGTCCGGACAAACATCCGCAACAGCGCGCTGCAGTTTTACGTGGGGGCTTTGTTTGAGCCCAAACAGGTGAAGCGCGCTAGCGTCGCGACAGGCACCGCCCTCTGGCGCGGCAGCAAATCGTTGGCACGCAACAGCACCCGCCTGGTATTCATCACCACCCCAACGCTGCTTTTTCGGGGCGGAAGCTTTCTGTTGTATCGAGGCCCCCGCAAGCTGCTACAAGCTATAGGCAAGATCGGGCGCGCACCCGCTGCACCCGCCACGCCACAGCCGGCCGCTCCGGCGGCTGGCACGGCGCCGGCTGCGCCCTGAAACCGAAAGGCCGCTCCCACGATGGTGGGAACGGCCTTTCGGTTTCAGGGCAGTCTAATCTTTACGCCTTCATGGCCGCGGCGTAGTTGCGGTAGAAGTGCGGGATGGTTTCGATGCCTTTCAGGAAGTTGAACACGCCGTAGTGCTCGTTGGGCGAGTGGATGGCGTCGGAGTCGAGGCCGAAGCCGAGCAGCACCGTGTCGAGGCCCAGCTCGGTTTTGAACATGGCCACAATCGGGATGGAGCCGCCGCCGCGCGTGGGGATGGGGCGCTTGCCGAAGGTGGTTTCCATGGCGTCGGCCGCGGCTTTGTAGGCCACTGAGTCGGTCGGCGTCACCACGGGCTCTCCACCGTGGTGGGGCTTCACGACCACCGTCACGCCGCTGGGGGCAATGCTTTCGAAGTGCTTCTGGAACAAAGCCGTGATTTCGTCGGAGGTCTGGTGGGGCACCAGGCGCATCGAAATCTTGGCGTAGGCCTTGGAGGCAATGACGGTTTTGGCGCCCTCACCGGTGTAGCCGCCCCAGATGCCGTTCACGTCCAAAGTGGGCCGGATACCGATGCGCTCCACGGTGGTATAGCCTTTCTCGCCGTACACATCGTTGAGGCCGATGCTTTGCTTGAACTCGTCGTCGGAGTGCGGCACGCGGTTCAGCTCGGCGCGCTCGGCGTCCGTCAGCACGGCCACGTTCTTGTAAAACTCCGGGATGGTGATGTGGTTGTTTTCGTCGTGCAGCGAGGCAATCATCTTGCAAAGCACGTTGATAGGGTTGGGCACGGCCCCGCCGTAGATGCCGGAGTGCAGGTCGCGGTTGGGGCCGGTCACTTCCACTTCGTGGTAGCTCAGGCCGCGCAGGCCCACCTCAATGCTGGGCGCGTCGTTGGCGAGCATGCCGGTGTCGGAAATCAGGATGACGTCGGCCTTCAGCTTTTCCTTGTTGGCGCGCACGAAGATGCCGAGGTTATTGGACCCGATTTCCTCCTCGCCCTCAATCATCACCTTGATGTTGCAGGGCAAGCCGCCGTCCAGGTTCATCATTTCCAGGGCCTTCACGTGCATGTACACCTGGCCTTTATCGTCGCAGGCGCCGCGGGCGTAGATCTTCTCGTCTTTGATGACTGGCTCGAACGGCGGCGAATCCCAGAGCTCATACGGGTCGGCGGGCTGCACGTCGTAGTGGCCGTACACGAGCACCGTGGGCAGGCTGGGGTCAACGATTTTCTCGCCGTAGACGATGGGGTTGCCGGCCGTGGGGCACAGCTCTACCTTCTCCAGCCCTACTTCCTCGAAGCGGGCCTTGAGGTACTCGGCGGCTTTCAGCACGTCGCCGTGAAACTTGGGGTCGGCCGAAACCGAAGGAATACGCAGCCAGTCGAGCAATTCGCTCAGAAAACGGTCCTGGTGCTGTTCGAGGAGAGAAGCCATGCGGGAAGCGGGGTTAGTGGGAATGCGGGGGTAAAGGTAGTTGAGAGGCAGCATATGCCGTAATTGAAGCAATAGCTACTTGCTTATATACATATCATTAGCCTTTATAACGTTCATCATACCACCATATAAATATATTTTCATTACCTCAGGATCATAAAATACATTTTCGTGATACTCAACGGTATCACCATTAGCTCTTATTTCCATAATAGGTTCGTAACTTTTTAGATTGCTATTCACAAAACTCGTGATATAATTAGACACTTTAGCCTTTTCACAGAGACTATGCTTTATCAGAATAGAATCCCCATATGCATTTATCACAGCACATGGCCGTATTATATCAATAAATTCTCTACGCATAAAGGAAGACATTTCAATACTTGTAGTATCATTTGACTTACTTATTTCAATATAATAAACAGCATCTTTTAAATTATTCCTCTTCATATATGATTTAATTTCATATTTAACGTATTCGCTTTTAAATTCTGGATATCTATCTAAATCTGTTTTCATATCCGCACAGGACATGCACAAAAGCAATAAAATACTAAAGACCTTAGGTGACATATTACTATTTTATGAAAAGGCAATTACTTCCGCTTCCACGGCAGCGGCACGCGGCTCTCGGTGCCGGCGCGCAGCCGCCCAATGTTGGCGCGGTGGGTGTAGACGAGCAGCGCCGCCAGCACAAAGCCGAACCACACCAGCAGCGGATTCTGCGGCCGGAACGCCGGCAGCAGCTGCAGCAGCGCAAACGCAACCCCGGCCGACATGCTGCTCAGCGACACGTACTGCGTGGTAGCCAGCACCGCCAGAAACACCAGCACGCACACACCCACCGTGGCGGGCGCAATGGCCAGCATCATGCCCAGCACCGTGGCCACGCCCTTGCCGCCCCGGAACCCCGCAAACACCGGGTAGATGTGCCCCACAATGGCCAGAATGCCGCAGGCCAGCTGAAAATACAGCAGCTGCCCAGGCGTGATGGCGCCCTGATTGAGCATCACCTGAGCCAGCGAGGTGGCGGCCCAGCCCTTCAGCACATCAATGGCCATCACGAAGGAGCCCGGCTTCTTGCCCAGTACCCGGAAGGTGTTGGTGGCACCGGCGTTGCCGGAGCCATGCTCCCGGATATCGAGGCCGAAGAAGCGCTGGCCCACCCACAGGGCCGTGGGGATGGAGCCAAGCAGGTAGGCGGCCAGCAGCAGGCCGAAGATGATAGCAAGATTCATGGGCGGGGAGAAAGGAACAGGGCCAAAGATAGAAAGTGCTGCATACGCTTCCGCGCGCCAGTTGGCCAACGGCGTGTAGGGCCGTAGCAAGGAGGCTAGGCAAGACATACGCTGCACGGCACAGGCTGAAGCCTGTGCTACAACGCAAAACGCCCCGGCCGGGGGCCGGGGCGTTGGTTGCTTAGGAGTCGCCGAAGGGGTCGTCTTCTTTGTTTTTCTTCTTCTTGGCGTCCTCTTTGGCTTTCTTCTCTTCTTCTTTCTTCAGTCGCTCGGCTTCCTTCTTGGCCTGCTTGGGGTCTACGGCAGGCTCCTCGTCGGCAGGGTCGGCGGCTACGGGCTCGGCGGCTTTCTTGGCCTTCTTGCCGGTGTCTTCTGCTGGCTTCTTGCTGGTGTCTTCCACTGGCGTTTCGTCGGCCCCGAAGGCGGCTTCCTCCTTCTTGTTTTTCTTTTTCTTCTCGACCGGGGCTTCCTCAATCGGCATGCCGTCGGCGTCGAAGGCGGGCTCGTTGCCTTTCTTCTTTTTCTTCTTGCTGGTATCCTGGTCGAAGTCGAAGTTGCCGGTGCTCTGCGCGCCCGACGATACCGGCGCCTTGATCTTCTTGGGGTCTTCGCGCAGGTAGTCTTTTCGGAAGTGCGTCAGGTACTGCTGCACCTCCTGGTCGTCGCCGAGGAAGAAGCCGTACTGGGTGGCCGTGTTGTAGTCGCCCTTGGCGGCGCGGCCCACAATCTCGTCGAAGGAGCCGTGCTGGGCCTTGGCCAGCAGTGCCGTGCCCGAGTACTTGAGGAAGTACCAGGTCTGGGGCTCAGCCTCCAGGTAGAGGTTCACCTCATCGGTGTTGTTTTCGCCTTTCCGGATTTCAATGTAGCCGTCAATCAGCGCGTTCAGATCCTTCTTGCCGACACTCACCAAGCCAATCTTGCCCACCGAGTACCAAGCCTTGAACTTCTCGTTCCAGCGCAGATTCACCTTGTTGAGCACCACCGTGTGCAGCATTTTGGGCGAGAGTTTCTGCAGCGGCTCGTACTTGCCGCGGCGCTCGGCGTAGGTCTGCACGCCCTTGTTGCCAATGAACTCGGCCAGCTTATACAACTCGTCCTGGGTGCCGTCGAGGGCCTCGGGGGCGCCCTTGGTGTTGGTGGCCATATCGGCGGCCATGGCTTCCACGGCTTTCTCCGGCAGGTTGATGTCGAAGGTCAGGAAGCTGTTGATGGAGTAGCGGTTGCTGTCGGGGCGGGCGGTGCCCACGCCCGAGGCCGTTATGCCGTAGTCTTTGCTGGAGTTGATGAAGTTGAACTTGCCGCGGAAGCTCAGCGCCGACGTGGAATCCGTGAAGCTCATCACCGAGCCCTCATACTGATTGGGGTCGGCCAGGTCGTGGTTGGCAATGGTGTACACACCTTTCTTCTGGTCGAAGGCCAGCGTGCCGCCCGCCTGGAAGAAGTTCCGGTCGATGATGTCGGGCTTGGGGCCGGCGAAGAGCGGGTACACCTTGCCCGTGCCGTCGGACAGGAACAGGCCCGTGAACAGGTTGTCGTCGGCGGCCTTCACGCCGGGCTCCGGAATCCGCAGCCGGATGGCCTTGGGGTCAATGGAGTCCTGCACCGCAAACCACTCGGCGGCGGTAGGCACCTTACTGAACTCCAGCCGCGCCTGCCCGTCGAAGATGAAGCCCTTACGCTTGGAGCTCATATTGACGCCGCCGCGGTAGGCAATGCGTGGGGCCAAGTGGAACTTGTCTTTGGCATCAATGGTGGCCACGGCCGTGGTGGGCGGCGAAAGCGGGGCGTTGCCGGTGTCGTCGTTGCGCTTGAGCAGGCCGCCTTTCTTTGCAGCCACCGGCTTAGCGCCTTTCGCCGAGCCCATACCTACCGCCGCCGAGTCGATCTGGAAGTTGGCGAACTTAATGGCGAAGGAGTCGGCGGAGGCGTTTTTGTAGCTATACAGGGCGTTGCCGGTGAAGGCATTGCGCGACAGCACCTTGATTTCGCCTTGGTAGAGCTTGTGGAACTTGGCCAGCGTGTCCATCACGATGCCCGCGTTCTGGAAGGTGCGCATCTGGGCATTGGCCAGGATGTAGACCTTGCTGGAGTCCGGCGAAATCCAGGCGTCGGCGGAGGCAATGTAGGGCACGCCGCCGGCCACTAGGCGGTAGCGGGCCAGGTCGTACTGGCCGGTAGCGGCCCGGAACTTCAGGCCGTTCTGGTCTTTGCGGGTCGAGTAGAAATAGGAGCGCGTGGAGTCGGCGCCGGGCGCCACCTTCAGTTGCACCAGCTTCTTCTTGAAATCCCAGACCCCGCCCGACAGCGTGGTTTTGTAATCAGAATACGGCAGGTCGATGCTGGACTTGGTGTCGTCGGCTTCGCGGGCAAAGACGGTGTTGCCGTTCTTCACGTCGTAGGCGAAGGCCACGTTGTTGGCCGTGAGGGCGGGCTTGTTGGGCTCCGCCGACTTGATGCTGAGCGTGGAGCGCTTGCCGCTGTAGCTGGTGGGCTTGAAGGCAATCTGAGTGGCGCGGATGAAGGACTGCGGCCCTTCAATGCGGCCGTCGCCGTAGAGGCCGCCCGGCGAGAGGGTGGCCACGCCCTTGAAGCCGTACTGGTCGCCGTAGAGCAACATGGGCTTGCCCGCGGTGCCGGCCTGGGTGCTCAGGTACATCGAGTCCTGCTTCACGGCCCACTTCATCTGGTAGCCGGGCGGCAGGTTCACCTTCGTAAACTCGGTGCCGTTCAGCGGCCCCGGCAGAATGGTGCCGGCCTTGCCCACCGTCACCACGGAGTCTTTGTAGAAGATAAACTGCTCGGAGCTGAGCGTGCTGGTCAGGTACTTAATGTCGCCAATGCCCTGGATACCGCGGTTGCTCATCTTCACCTTGTTGAACAGGCGGCCCTTGCCGCCATACACCGGCACGCCTTCCTTGGGCAGATCGTAGGTGAAGCCCAGCGAGCCGTCTTCCTGCAAACTGAGCTTGGTTTTGATGTCGGGCACTATGCCGCCGCTCACGAACGTGCCCTTGAAGCCCACCGCAGAGCGGTTTTTGTTGTTGAGCGAGTCGAGTTTGAAGGGCGGAATGTCGAAGTACACCGTGGTATCGTAGGCGCCGCCCAGCACCTCGGGCTTGTCGAAGTACACATAAGCGCCGGTAGTGGCGTCAAACGACGGATACGCGCCCAGCTTCTTGCGCCCCGACTTGTTGTTGGGGTGGTTGATGTAGAGCTTGCCGGTGGAGGTTTTCTTCTTGTTGGTGAGGGTGAAATCGGTGTCTTTGCGGGCCTTCATCACCGAGCCTTTCGAGTTCTTGCCCTTCACGATGATGGAGTCAATCTGGGCCAGGTCGATGAAGAAGCCGTCGTAGTCGAACCGGAACTCCTTGCCTTTGAACACGAAGGCCGAGGCCACCACCGTGCCGTTGAACAGCACCCCGCGGTTTTTCTGGATGCGGATGATGCTGGAGTCGGGCTTCACGAACACCGTCACGGAGTCGTCGGAGAAGTTGAAACGGTCCACGCCGCGCACAATCAGGTCGTTGCTGGTGAGGTTGAGGGTGGCGTTCTTGCCCGACGGCGACAAACTCTTGATGGCAATGTGGTCGTAGTCTTTCTTGCCGCGTGAGGAATTCACGTAGTGCAGGGCCTTGGGCCGCAGCGTAATCTGCTGGGTCTGGGGGTTCCAGTCCACGTAGCCGTCGCGGGCGAGGCCGGCGGCGGCGGAGCGCACGTTTTCGGGCTTGAGCTTGCGGAAATCGGCCACTTCCTGCACCGTGAAGCGCTTGCGGTTGCCGTTTTCGGCACTGAAGCCCACCACCATCTGCAGCGGGTGCAGCTTGTTGATGGCCTTGATCTGCTGGTAGCGGGTGTTGGTATAGAACTCCTTGCTCTCGAAGTTGGCCGTCACCTGGTTTTTGGCCGTCAGGATGGAGAACTGGATATCGGGCGTCCGGATGGGCCAGGTCAGCATCTCCGCCGTGATTTCCATCTGGTGGTATGAGTCGTAGTAAGGCGTGGTTTTGTAGAGGCCGGCCTCGCGGGCCAGTTGCAGAATCTGGGCCTTCTTGTTGAACTTCAGCTTCACGCCGGGGTGAGTGAGCGAGTCAATCTTGTCCTCAAAAATCGACACCGAAGCCCGCTCTGCCGTGATAACCGAGTCGCCGAGCACGTAGGCCCGGCTGTCGGCCCGGAATTTGGGCTTGCCGTCCACGTCCACGAAGATGCGCGACAACGAGCCGTCCAGCGAGGCCGACAGCGTGCGGCTGCCCGCCAGCGAGAAGCCCCCATAGTAGCGGATGTTGTCGCCGATGTTCTTGACGCGGGCGTCGTTGGTGAGCGAGATAAAGCGCGGATAGCCGGAGTCGGCGGCGCCCGGCTTCTTCTTCACGCTCTTGTAGGATAGCGCGCCTTTCACCGGTGATTCCAGCACCGCCGGGTACGTCAGCGTCACGGGCTCGGCCGTGAACTCGGGGCGGTTGAGGTCGAAGTCGTAGGTGCTGAGGTCGGCCGTAACGGGGTTGCCGTTCACCTGCCAGGCATACTGGCCGCCGTAGCCTACAAACTTGCCGGTGAGGGGCAGCACGGCCCCGCTGGTTTTGGTGATGGTGACGGAGTCGGCGCTGCTGGAAATGAACAGGTCGGCATCCTTGAGCAGCAGCACCGGGCCGCGCGTGGGCGGGGCCACGTAGCTGTCGAAGTAGGGCGCGGGCTCATACACCGGCTCCGGCGCGGGCGTGGCGGCGGGGGCGGTGCCGGCTTTAGCGGGCGCGGCTTTAGTGGTTTTCTTGGGCGTGCCCCAGCCGTCGTTGCTGTCGCCCCAGCCGCTGCCGCTGCTGCTCCACAGGTCGGCAGTGTCCCAGCCGTCGGAGCTGCGCTTTTTGGCGGGCTTCTTGGCGGCCGGCTTGGCGGCGGCTTTGGTGTTGAGCGGCTGCGTAACTACCGGCGCCGAAACGGGGGCGGGCGCCGGAGCCGGCGCGGGCGCCATGCTGGGCATGTCCTGGTCGTTGTAGGCGAAGGAGAAGCTGCCTCCTACCACCCGCAGCGAGCTGTAGCGCGAGCTATACAGCACCTTGGTATCCAGAAACTGGGCCGTGCTGCTGATGAACTTGGCCGCTTCCGGCCCCGGGTCGCGGCGCACGGTTTTGGTCAGCACGTCCAGCAGCTCGTCGGTCTGGCGGTCGGTGAAGTTCTGCACGGTAGCACCGGCCACAATGGCCCCGAACAAGGCCTCCAGGTGCGGGCGGGGCTTGTAGCCCAGGGTCTGCATCTGCTGGGCCAGCGCCACAATGGTGCCCTGCTGGGTGGCCGTGAGCTTGTTGCTGCCCCACAGCTGCTGCAGCTTGGCGGCGGTGTTTTTGGCGGCCGCGTTGTTGGTGGCCGCCATCATCAGTTGCACATCCTGGATAAACTGCGCGGGGTCGGCGGAGAGCTTGCCGTTAAAGCGCGGCACGGCGGCCGGGGCGGCGGCAGGCTGCTGGCGGGCAGGCGTTTGCGGCTTGGGTTGCTGGGCCAGGGCGGGCATACTCAATGCCAGCAGCAGGGCGCTAAGCCACCCGAAAGCGAATTGCTTCATAGGAAAATTCGTCGGAACCTGATAAGTCGCCTACAATTTCGTTAATAGTCGGCATACTCGGAGGCATGGCGGCACCCGCTCCGGTATTTTGCTGGTTTCGGACTATTTAGCTCGCCTACCGTCCTAAAATCAGCGGCAGTGCCGAACTGATTTTGAGCCCGCCCGACGGCAATAAATAATGCAACAGACACACAAATTTCTTGCAAAGTTTACCGCCCAGCTCAGCTAAAACGGTATCTTTCGGAATGTATCTGCGTATCTTATAAGCAGAACTTTCTCCTTTGCCTTGTCTTATGCTAAACGCTGCTTCCCGGCTTTCTGCCCTCGCCCCGAACGCGCTGCTGCGCGCCGTTCAGACGCTGCGCGACGACATCACGCAACGCCTGGGCAAGTCTTCTGCTACCGTATCGGAGTGGAAGGAAATGCTGCTACTCGTCGACCCTGAAGTGCAGGTGCGGCCTGAGTGCGGCACCATCATCGTGCGCCGGGGCAAAGCCGCCCTCGACCGGCTGGCCCGCCACTTCCTGGTGTCGCCGCAGGATGTGCTGCCCGTGCTCAGCCGCAAAGCACTGGTCCACGAAAACCCCGTAGACTACGGCCTTTCCGACGAGGAATGGCTGGCGCTCTGCCTGTAATCTTTCCCTGACCTTCAACACAAAAGGCCCGCACTACCGAGTAGTGCGGGCCTTCTTTTTGGGCGGCCGCTGGGCGCGCCTAAGCCTGATAGAAAATGGCCGATACCCAGTGGTTCTGGGTGCGGTGGCTGCCGTAGCGCAGGCCGTGTTGCTCGGCCGCCGCCCGGATTAGGGCCAAGTCTTCCTCGTAGAAACCCGAGAACAGAATGGGGCAGCTGGGCTTCAGGTACTGGCCGTAGGCGCCCATGTCGTCGAGGAGCACGTTGCGGTTGATGTTGGCCAGGATGATGTCGAACGGGGCCTCGCCTTCCAGGGCGGTGATGTCGCCGAGGCGGGCTTCCACTTTGTCCTGCACGTTGTTTTCGAGGGCGTTGTCGGCGGCGTTTTCGGCGGTCCAGGGCTCCACGTCCACGGCCAGTACGTAGCTAGCGCCCAAGTGCACGGCCATAATGGCCAGGATACCGGTGCCGCAGCCCATGTCCAGCACGCGCTTGCCCTGATGGTCTACGTCGAGTTGGTTGGCAATCATCAGGGCCGTGGTGTCGTGGTGGCCGGTGCCGAACGACATGCGGGGCATAATCACGATTTCGTACTCCAGGTCGGGCCGGGCCTCGTGGAACGGCGCCCGCACCGACACCTTATCGGCAATGACCAGCGCCTCGAAGTTCTTTTCCCACTCGGCGTTCCAGTTCTGGCGCGTAATCACGCGGTGCTCGTAGCCCAGCTCGCCCTGGCCCTCGTAGCGGCTCATGATTTCGGTTACGGCGTCGGCCGCAAACTGGTCTTCGTCGATGTAGGCGCAGAAGCCCTCGTCGTTGTCTTCGAAGGTGGTGTAGCCTACTTCGGCCAGCTCGGCCACTAAGATGTCGGCCAGCTCCCGGGGGGCCAGCACGCGCACTTCAACAAAATCCATAATCAGGAAGGAAAAAATCAGGGTTAGCCGGCCGGGCCGGGCTGCAAAGTTCGCAGGAAAATCGGGCCGGGCCAATGCGGCCGGTTAAACCGCCGCCATATTCATTCATCTATCATTTTATATAAATATCACTTCCTTTGAGCCACCAATCTTACTCTTTCCAACCACCGTTTCATGAAAACAACGATTCGACTCGTAGCCTCCTGTGCTTTGCTGGGCCTGCTGGCCTCCTGCGGCAAGAAAGACAACGCCGAAGACACCACTGCTACCACCGAAACCAGCCCAGCCGCCACTACTGAGGCGCCAGCCACCACCGAAGCCCCCGCCGAAGCGGCGGCCACCACCACCGCCCCGGGTGCCACCTTCGACCTCAGCACCGTGCCCGTAAGCAGCGCCAGCCTGGGCGCCTGGCCCTACCTGAGTGGCCTGAAAGGCTACCACACTGCCTACGACAGCGACAGCACCGGCTTCGACTTCGACCGCGCCTACGTGTACGACGGCAAAAACCTGGTGGCCGTGGAAGGCCGCATCGTAAGCCGCCACTTCCGCCCCGTGGATTCCGAGAAACCGGCTTCGGAGCTGATGCAGCAGCGCAACTACGAAAACCTGATCAAGAGCCTGGGCGGCGTGAAAGTGTCGTCGGGTGAGGTGTCAGAGGACGCCATCAAAGTTGTTGGCGAAGACGAGTACGAGAAGCATGACACCAACATTTCCGGCCCTACCGACACGTACGTTATCCGCCAGAAAGACAAGGAAGTGTGGGTGCAGATGCAGCCTAGCGGCTCCGACTACGTGCTCAACGTCATCGAAAAAGCCGGCATGCAGCAGCAGGCCGGCGTGGTGAATGCCGCCGACATAAAAAAAAACTAGACGCCGACGGCCACATAGCCCTCTACCTGAACTTCGACACGGATAAGGCCACCCTGCGGCCCGAGGCCGCGGCCGGCGTGGCAGAAGTGCTGGCACTGCTACGCCAGAACCCGCAGCTGCGCCTGGCCGTGCAGGGCCACACCGACAACGCCGGCACCCCGGCCCACAACCAGCAGCTTTCCGAGGCCCGGGCCCGCACCGTGGTGGCAGCGCTAACCAAAGCCGGCACAGCCGCCAGCCGCCTGCAGGCCACCGGCCTCGGCCAGACCAAGCCGCTGACTGACAACGCCACGGAAGACGGCCGCGCCAAAAACCGGCGCGTGGAGCTGGTGAAGCTGTAGGCCGTACGCCCAAAAAAGAAGCCCTTGCTCAACTGAGCAAGGGCTTCTTTTTTGGGCGTACGGCCCAGCTATTGCTTGCGGCAGCCGGCAAAGGAGCGCACTTTGGTGTAGCTGATGCTGAAGTCGGCCAGGCCGCGGTTCGGGCTCACGAACAGCACGTAGTCGGCGAAGTCGCGGGTTTCGGTGAAGTACCACAGGCCGGGCTTGTCGGCGAAGAGCTTGTTGCTTTCCGGAAACACCAGCACGTCGGCGAAGGCCTCTTCCGGTTCCTCATACACCGCCCCGAAGCAGAAGCCGCGGCGGTTGGGGTCGCGCTCCAAGTACACCGAACCGTAGAGGCGGCACGGCTCCAGCGAAGCTGCTACGGCCGGCGGCGCCACAAACGGCGCCCGCGGCTGCGGCGCGGCAAAGGGGTTCAGCGCCAGCAGGCCGGAGAGTATCAGGGTGGAGAGCATAGTGTAAGGTTAGGATTTGTCTTCCCGACAATTATCCGGCCGAAATAAGTCCGTTGATGTTACGGACGGGCTGCGTGTCAAGCAATAACGAGGAATCCGGAGGCCCATTGTGAGCACCCCAGATTCCTCGCGCTGCTCGGAATGACAGTTAGAACGACTTGATGATTTCGGTGAAGTCGCGCGACTTGAGGGCGGCGCCGCCGATGAGGCCGCCGTCTACGTCGGGCTGGCTGAACAGCTCGCGGGCGTTCTGGGCGTTGGCCGAGCCGCCGTAGAGGATGGTGGTGCTCAGGGCCGCCTCGGCGTCATAGGCGCGTGCAATCTGCTCGCGGATGAAAGCGTGCACCTCCTGCGCCTGGGCGCTGGTGGCCGTTTTGCCGGTCCCGATGGCCCAGATGGGCTCGTAGGCAATTACTACCTGGTCGAACTCTTCATTGCTGAGGTGGAACAGGCCGTCTTTCAGCTGCTTGCTGATGTAGTCGAAGGTTTCGTCGGCTTCGCGGGTTTCCAGGCTTTCGCCCACGCAGAAGATGGGCTTGAGGCCAGCGGCCAGGGCAGCTTTTAGCTTCTGGCTCAGCAGCTCGTCGTCCTCGCGGAAATACTGGCGGCGCTCCGAGTGGCCCAGAATCACGTACTCCGCACCCACCGACTGCAGCATCTTGGCCGATACCTCACCGGTAAACGCGCCGCTTTCCTTCTGGTGGCAGTTTTGGGCACCCAAATGGAACTGGCCGCCCGTGGGCAGCTGCTTGCCGATGGAAGCCAGGAACGGAAACGGCGGGCAGATAACCACCTCCACCGCGGAGCCGGTTACTTCATCCTGCACCATGTTGGTGATTTCAGACACCAGCGCTAGGCCATCCTGGAGGGTCATGTTCATTTTCCAGTTGCCGGCAACGAGGTTCTTGCGCATAAGAAGAAGAAGACGAGTAGAAAGGGAAGTTGTTGAAGGGCCAAATTACGGACAATTCAGACGCCCAGCGCCCGGCGCCGGCGGCGCGAGGCCAGCACGAAGCTGCCCGCCGCCACCACCACGGCGCCCGCCAGCGCGGCCCAGGCCAACTCGGGGTACTCGGGCCG is from Hymenobacter yonginensis and encodes:
- the tpiA gene encoding triose-phosphate isomerase — encoded protein: MRKNLVAGNWKMNMTLQDGLALVSEITNMVQDEVTGSAVEVVICPPFPFLASIGKQLPTGGQFHLGAQNCHQKESGAFTGEVSAKMLQSVGAEYVILGHSERRQYFREDDELLSQKLKAALAAGLKPIFCVGESLETREADETFDYISKQLKDGLFHLSNEEFDQVVIAYEPIWAIGTGKTATSAQAQEVHAFIREQIARAYDAEAALSTTILYGGSANAQNARELFSQPDVDGGLIGGAALKSRDFTEIIKSF
- a CDS encoding DUF6150 family protein, translated to MLSTLILSGLLALNPFAAPQPRAPFVAPPAVAASLEPCRLYGSVYLERDPNRRGFCFGAVYEEPEEAFADVLVFPESNKLFADKPGLWYFTETRDFADYVLFVSPNRGLADFSISYTKVRSFAGCRKQ
- a CDS encoding dipeptidase translates to MASLLEQHQDRFLSELLDWLRIPSVSADPKFHGDVLKAAEYLKARFEEVGLEKVELCPTAGNPIVYGEKIVDPSLPTVLVYGHYDVQPADPYELWDSPPFEPVIKDEKIYARGACDDKGQVYMHVKALEMMNLDGGLPCNIKVMIEGEEEIGSNNLGIFVRANKEKLKADVILISDTGMLANDAPSIEVGLRGLSYHEVEVTGPNRDLHSGIYGGAVPNPINVLCKMIASLHDENNHITIPEFYKNVAVLTDAERAELNRVPHSDDEFKQSIGLNDVYGEKGYTTVERIGIRPTLDVNGIWGGYTGEGAKTVIASKAYAKISMRLVPHQTSDEITALFQKHFESIAPSGVTVVVKPHHGGEPVVTPTDSVAYKAAADAMETTFGKRPIPTRGGGSIPIVAMFKTELGLDTVLLGFGLDSDAIHSPNEHYGVFNFLKGIETIPHFYRNYAAAMKA
- the plsY gene encoding glycerol-3-phosphate 1-O-acyltransferase PlsY, which gives rise to MNLAIIFGLLLAAYLLGSIPTALWVGQRFFGLDIREHGSGNAGATNTFRVLGKKPGSFVMAIDVLKGWAATSLAQVMLNQGAITPGQLLYFQLACGILAIVGHIYPVFAGFRGGKGVATVLGMMLAIAPATVGVCVLVFLAVLATTQYVSLSSMSAGVAFALLQLLPAFRPQNPLLVWFGFVLAALLVYTHRANIGRLRAGTESRVPLPWKRK
- a CDS encoding porin family protein, which produces MRKKLLLLFVGLGATQTVSVAQTVKIGIKTGLSLSSGVGADVGQSRLRLGGHAGGMARLRLTDRLGVQAEAHYALKGDQSRQYGPSIGHRLAYLDVPVLAQYTLDDLFVEAGPLVSRLLTAQPNAPALGSAGKTPFNPYTYGFAVGFGYQDPSGVQMGWRYSADLTPLYRDVDFSGDVVRTNIRNSALQFYVGALFEPKQVKRASVATGTALWRGSKSLARNSTRLVFITTPTLLFRGGSFLLYRGPRKLLQAIGKIGRAPAAPATPQPAAPAAGTAPAAP
- a CDS encoding OmpA family protein encodes the protein MNFDTDKATLRPEAAAGVAEVLALLRQNPQLRLAVQGHTDNAGTPAHNQQLSEARARTVVAALTKAGTAASRLQATGLGQTKPLTDNATEDGRAKNRRVELVKL
- the prmA gene encoding 50S ribosomal protein L11 methyltransferase, which translates into the protein MDFVEVRVLAPRELADILVAELAEVGYTTFEDNDEGFCAYIDEDQFAADAVTEIMSRYEGQGELGYEHRVITRQNWNAEWEKNFEALVIADKVSVRAPFHEARPDLEYEIVIMPRMSFGTGHHDTTALMIANQLDVDHQGKRVLDMGCGTGILAIMAVHLGASYVLAVDVEPWTAENAADNALENNVQDKVEARLGDITALEGEAPFDIILANINRNVLLDDMGAYGQYLKPSCPILFSGFYEEDLALIRAAAEQHGLRYGSHRTQNHWVSAIFYQA